ggacactgctgttgtacccttgagcaaggtactttacctagatggctccagtaaaaacccaactgtataaatgggtaattgtatgtaaaaataatgtgaaataaagtataatgtgatatgttgtaacaattgtaagtcgccctggataagggcgtctgctaagaaataaataataataataataataaaataataatgatgcgatgcaggagtgacaggcagacaacggtaattttgtgaataagtgtttattgtgctgtttccaggtctggcgaccgtcaaataataaatccccagcagtacacaacaatgtgtaaagcgcggggagcgtgaataatcccacacagtcctgaacagaaacacaaaggcacggtcaccagtcctgggtgaattcaaacgtgcaggtgctctgtgcagtggtgctccggatagtgctttcgtggcgacagctccggaggtgtgctttaactgtctagtggtgcgaaaaagacagacaattacacacagacagaaataacacacaacacgtaacacttatttctctctttatatttctgagagttcctctctcagtccttctctcctcacgttaacccaaacgaaggaaaagaacagcgttaccctggcccctatatgtaatcccgcatgatatctaggtaaacggttgcagctgccttattacttgcagctgcccctcgtttacctgtcaaatcaatacggtcttacaacagagtctcgcttccttccaggctggcccacttcccggtcccggaaacgaactatcaggccagcccttccagatacttctcctcccgttctttagcgtccctcaccggtcgggaggaagatttatcaccagaactcattgtatttctgtcacagtcataTACTTACATTGCTAACTTCTATATAACGTTGTATAGATGTCAGATTTTGGTCATATAATGGCAGTGAAAGTTGGAATGATGTCAGATTCTGACGTTGTAACAACAACATTATTCTAATGTCATTCCAACTTTCACATACAACCATGATATGACCCAAATTATGACATCTAAACAACGTTATTCCAACTAATTATTTAATTGTTATGCAGTAGCTTATTTGATTAGTATTTTCTCAATTCTCTCCTCACGGTGCCCTCTTATGCAGTAGTTTTATTCATAGCAGTTGACAGAATGATAGTATATTGTTCATTTACAGTTTGAAAGGAAATGGTAAAATGAGGAACAGGAGCAAATAGAGTTTTTCGACCATATGGACCAGGAGTCGGCAACTGGTGGCCCCTGGGCCAATGGCTGCTCATTTAAGGTTTTGTGGCACCCCCTCTGACTTTCTTTAACaatgcattcaatttaaataaaacttaGATCCTCTGCCTTGTCATAAAACCGCGGCACTTGCGCATCCAGCTTCTGGTGTTGTTGTTGCTGGAGTGATTTCCTACAGTAatcagcgtggagtagtggttagggctctggactcttgaccggagggtcgtgggttcaatcccaggtaggggacattgctgctgtacccttgaccaaggtactttacctagattgctccagtaaaaacccaactgtataaatgaataattgtgtgtaaaaataatgtgatatcttgtaacaattgttagtcgccctggataacggcgtctgctaagaaataaataataaaataataatcgcAGTCTGTTAATGGTTGCTAGGCAACAGTTCTAAAGCACGTGAGAAAGCACACAGCCAACATCACGTGGAAGTACATATTCAATGCTTGTGCAGTATACTCTTGACTGAAAAGACAATAGCAGTAATAAGTATAGCGGTAATGTCTTTgttcaaagatttattttttaatacagtataattGTACCCCATGCCGGTGTGTTTCTGTAAATTCATTGGTATTGTGTATTATGTTAAACATTTTCAACATcaaattcaataataaaaacctgtgaatatatatatatactaaatagATTAAGTTTGATAAGTTGGGTATTAATATGTATTAATCGAACTTTACGTACACAAAAATGAGTTCTGCTGTGCATtcaactatttaaaaacaaacctgaTAATTGAGTTTAAAAAATGCTCCCAAGTGACGCATCCAGCTAAGGCACTTCACTGGAAGGAAGTGCAGGTTGCGTCCCATAGCCCGGAGATCGCTGGTTccaatccaggctatgccatcaTCGACCATGGCCGGGAGTTCCCTGGGGGCCGAGTGCCACCCGGGTGGGGATGCCCcaggtcagcagggcaatccatgCCTCActacgcaccagtgacccctgtggctgccTGGGCGCCTGCAAGCTGCCTGAGTTGTCTGCGGAACTCTGACGTGATAGCTCTGGTTGACTTTGCTGTCGGCTTGCGGTGTTCTTACTTATGTGGTATAAAAAGAGACACTAAGAGAATATTCTACCGTTAAATACAGTGAtctttattaaaattacattcaaagattacatacatacatgtggCCTCAGCAATAGTGGGTTAAATGTCTAGGCAAAAGCAAATAACAGTTTTGAAGGTCTTGCACAAAACAAGTCTATcacaaaagaaaacatatataATGGATTACATTAATCCCATGAAAAGCATACATGTGGTCCAATTATAGCCCAGAAAAGCATagaatacattgaaaaatatGAGGATTATCCATTTGAAATAATACATATGGTTGATATAAACAGAATTACATTACACTATAGTCACTTCATATACTGTATTTTGGGGTGGAATTTGcttacacataaaaaaaagatATCCTCTATGGTACATTTCCACCGTTGATGGACATTCACATCATTTGTAAGTTCTGCTTTGAACTGGGACAGAATCTCGGCACTGAAACTTTGGAAGTGTTTGATCACTGTAACTCTGCAGGTCAGGTCTTGCTAATGCTACCAATAATATGACTGTTTTGGATTCACATATCTTAATTTGTTCACACAGGACTTTTTGAATTGTGCCAAGAGGGAATTTAAATTGAACATATAGAACTAATTGTTTTATAAGAGACTCTGAAAGAGCTATATCAAGCAGCGGACTTGAAAAATTATTCCTCCGTATATTTTCTAAATCGTGTCCCCAGTAACATATAGCTTCTGGGAGTAACTCTGCCAGTAGGATCAAAGCACTTTTCTGCGTTGCTAACTCTGAATGCACAGAAACTATTTTTGCCACAGAGTATTGTTTTTTAACTGCTTCCAGAATCCTTTCATGAAGAAGCTTAATTTGTTCATTGGATTCTATTGACTTTTGCAATTCCTGTGCCTTTACTTGAAGAAATTCCAGTAGTTTTATCTGAATACTCTGCAGTAGTTTTAAGTTACTCAGACTGACACGTGAATGTTGACATGTATCTTTGTTTATAAAGAATGTTGACTTGATTTGTTCATcccattgttttatttctttgtatgTTGCATCTGCTGGGAGCTTCTCTGAAAGTACCTTCAAAACTGTACTTAAGTAATCAATGTCTGTCTGACAGACACGTTTACTGAACTCTTTTAGTTGGTCTTCAGCTTCTTTCAGCCTTGATAAATAATCTGAAAGATTGGATTTAGCTTTTTCAAGATCATCTCTTACTTGCCTTTCCTTCTCTATGCTGTGGACTATATCAACAATGAAAACTGCAACTGCTACTACAGCCCCAACACCTGCTAAAACAGCTGTTGATGTGGATATTGTTGTTGACAACATTACAGTAAAAAATTCGTAACTGGAAAATACAGTTTGTAAGTTGAAGTTGATCAATGCCTGCCCCAATCTGCTTTCCAGATCAGATGTGAATGCCTTCAGATTAACATTAATCCTATGAATATCCTCTGAGATTGAAGGAGGGAGAGATTGTAGTTGATTTATAAAGTCACGATTCAATGACAAGGCTTTAGTCAGCTCAGATATCTTGCGTAGACAGGAATGTATGTTTGAGTTTTTTTGATAAATAAGCAGGATTTCAGCTTTCAGTTCAATTGGATCTCCAATGATGTTGGCAATTGTATTCACCTTTGTTTCAGCATCAGTTCTTAACTTCTTTACCTGCAAGAAAGTAAAAGACAGAAGGCAGGTAAAATGTTTGGGTTGAAGAGAATGTATTATACCTTCTGTCTTCTGAAATCATATTCAAgttaactgctttaaaaaaagtagTAACTGAGGGTTATATGAGGTTTTgcaaaagagaacaatccagtcattcacctgctgtatagaatcaagttcagagagctgtcattcgcctgctgtatagaatccagttcagagagctgtcattcgcctgctgtatagaatcaagttcagagagctgtcattcacctgctgtatagaatccagttcagagagctgtcattcacctgctgtatagaatccagttcagagagctgtcattcgcctgctgtatagaatccagttcagagagctgtcattcaccTGCTGTATGTAAtcaagttcagagagctgtcattcgcctgctgtataaaatcaagttcagagagctgtcattcgcctgctgtatagaatccagttcagagagctgtcattcgcctgctgtatagaatcaagttcagagagctgtctttcgcctgctgtatagaatccagttcagagagctgtcattcgcctgctgtatagaatccagttcagagagctgtcattcgcctgctgtatagaatccagttcagagagctgtcattcgcccgctgtatagaatccagttcagagagctgtcattcacctgctgtatagaatcaagTTCATAGAGCTGTCATtcacctgctgtatagaatccagttcagagagctgtcattcgcctgctgtatagaatcaggttcagagagctgtcattcacctgctgtatagaatccagttcagagagctgtcattcgcctgctgtatagaatccagttcagagagc
This genomic window from Acipenser ruthenus chromosome 53, fAciRut3.2 maternal haplotype, whole genome shotgun sequence contains:
- the LOC117432903 gene encoding uncharacterized protein LOC117432903 isoform X2, with the translated sequence MELRFGKKMFIFSFIVLQVKKLRTDAETKVNTIANIIGDPIELKAEILLIYQKNSNIHSCLRKISELTKALSLNRDFINQLQSLPPSISEDIHRINVNLKAFTSDLESRLGQALINFNLQTVFSSYEFFTVMLSTTISTSTAVLAGVGAVVAVAVFIVDIVHSIEKERQVRDDLEKAKSNLSDYLSRLKEAEDQLKEFSKRVCQTDIDYLSTVLKVLSEKLPADATYKEIKQWDEQIKSTFFINKDTCQHSRVSLSNLKLLQSIQIKLLEFLQVKAQELQKSIESNEQIKLLHERILEAVKKQYSVAKIVSVHSELATQKSALILLAELLPEAICYWGHDLENIRRNNFSSPLLDIALSESLIKQLVLYVQFKFPLGTIQKVLCEQIKICESKTVILLVALARPDLQSYSDQTLPKFQCRDSVPVQSRTYK
- the LOC117432903 gene encoding uncharacterized protein LOC117432903 isoform X1; its protein translation is MAWKQDYAFYLALILLTKELSGDVCRYGAGVTYRGKTGVTKRNITCQNWDSNYPHITNYSSSLNPQEGLENNFCRNPNRDPAGPWCYTSSPAVRWEYCNIPMCGCRDWEVQNGRICMCKTPEECGFSGPAVCDSDGQHYPNYCAFAAVICQERIPRTRTLGSCGKCSRLKLTHGEGADGEHPKYGLLSFEPTVETSGNRTIFQSLSMYKNTFVLQYDLQMHRWIIGQLSENGQIYLAAFSFSNASWPQDSLSGWWIVERSENGTEIWKEDVYLQLHCFTENAPVVQPRFFWFIIAAIVVSLITTTTSVVLHTVQKQKGCLWYPSVCTLKEEVKKLRTDAETKVNTIANIIGDPIELKAEILLIYQKNSNIHSCLRKISELTKALSLNRDFINQLQSLPPSISEDIHRINVNLKAFTSDLESRLGQALINFNLQTVFSSYEFFTVMLSTTISTSTAVLAGVGAVVAVAVFIVDIVHSIEKERQVRDDLEKAKSNLSDYLSRLKEAEDQLKEFSKRVCQTDIDYLSTVLKVLSEKLPADATYKEIKQWDEQIKSTFFINKDTCQHSRVSLSNLKLLQSIQIKLLEFLQVKAQELQKSIESNEQIKLLHERILEAVKKQYSVAKIVSVHSELATQKSALILLAELLPEAICYWGHDLENIRRNNFSSPLLDIALSESLIKQLVLYVQFKFPLGTIQKVLCEQIKICESKTVILLVALARPDLQSYSDQTLPKFQCRDSVPVQSRTYK